In Deinococcus gobiensis I-0, one genomic interval encodes:
- a CDS encoding long-chain-fatty-acid--CoA ligase yields MTQDPAPTAGPTATQTHAQPGRYWPPHKPRSLTLPRTGLMHSLRVSAERYPDKAALWFYGRELSYAELHGQAARLAGHLAAQGVGKGDRVALWLQNSPAWVVGAYAAWQLGAVVVPLAPMLQPREFAFFLQDAGIRAGIVGGELYEKAKAAGLEHAVVANVMLGTDEGRAGVPLPAGLDVSPEVQPGDVTLEDALKAAPAPEAAVTSDDLCVMPYTSGTTGLPKGCMHTHGSVQANVFGAGVWVEGTVEDTSLAALPLFHVTGFINGLLTMLTSGGRVVLMARWDRDAARTLIREQGVTLWTNTPTMVIDLMASPSFDPADLKSLRNVTGGGASLPAAVGQKLYDQTGILFLEGYGLSETMAQSHSNPRGRQKLQCLGIPLFNVDSRIVDLDTGEELPTGEVGEIVIHGPQVMQGYWNRPEATAEAFTEMDGKRFLRSGDLGYMDEEGYFFFADRLKRMVNVSGMKVWPAEVENKLHAHPAVQEACVISVPDERSGEHARALIVLRPGQQATGEDIERWAREQMATYKVPRDYVFVDSLPRGATGKVAWRQLQEAARAELKAAQG; encoded by the coding sequence ATGACCCAGGACCCTGCCCCCACCGCCGGCCCGACGGCCACCCAGACCCACGCCCAGCCCGGCCGCTACTGGCCCCCCCACAAGCCGCGCAGCCTGACCCTGCCGCGCACCGGCCTGATGCACAGCCTGCGCGTGAGTGCCGAGCGCTACCCCGACAAGGCGGCGCTGTGGTTCTACGGCCGCGAGCTGAGCTACGCCGAGCTGCACGGACAGGCCGCCCGTCTCGCCGGACACCTCGCCGCGCAGGGCGTGGGCAAGGGCGACCGCGTGGCCCTGTGGCTCCAGAACAGCCCGGCCTGGGTGGTCGGGGCCTACGCCGCGTGGCAGCTCGGGGCGGTGGTGGTGCCGCTGGCCCCCATGCTCCAGCCGCGCGAGTTCGCCTTCTTCCTTCAGGACGCGGGCATCCGGGCCGGAATCGTGGGCGGCGAGCTGTACGAGAAGGCCAAGGCGGCGGGGCTGGAGCACGCCGTCGTGGCGAACGTCATGCTCGGCACCGACGAGGGCCGGGCCGGGGTGCCGCTGCCCGCCGGTCTGGACGTGTCGCCGGAGGTGCAGCCCGGCGACGTGACGCTCGAAGACGCCCTGAAGGCCGCCCCCGCCCCCGAGGCCGCCGTCACCTCCGACGACCTGTGCGTGATGCCCTACACGAGCGGCACGACCGGGCTGCCCAAGGGCTGCATGCACACGCACGGCAGCGTGCAGGCCAACGTGTTCGGCGCGGGCGTGTGGGTCGAGGGCACCGTCGAGGACACCTCGCTGGCCGCGCTGCCCCTCTTCCACGTCACCGGCTTCATCAACGGCCTGCTGACCATGCTGACCTCGGGCGGGCGCGTGGTCCTGATGGCCCGCTGGGACCGCGACGCGGCGCGCACCCTGATCCGCGAGCAGGGCGTCACGCTGTGGACGAACACGCCCACGATGGTCATAGACCTGATGGCCTCGCCGTCCTTCGACCCGGCCGACCTGAAGTCGCTGCGCAACGTGACCGGCGGCGGGGCCAGCCTGCCGGCGGCCGTGGGCCAGAAACTCTATGACCAGACCGGCATCCTGTTCCTGGAAGGCTACGGCCTCTCGGAAACGATGGCCCAGTCGCACAGCAACCCCAGGGGCCGGCAGAAGTTGCAGTGCCTGGGCATTCCGCTGTTCAACGTGGACTCGCGCATCGTGGACCTCGACACGGGCGAGGAACTGCCGACCGGCGAGGTGGGCGAGATCGTCATTCACGGGCCGCAGGTCATGCAGGGCTACTGGAACCGCCCCGAGGCGACCGCCGAGGCCTTCACCGAGATGGACGGCAAGCGGTTCCTGCGCAGCGGCGACCTGGGCTATATGGACGAGGAGGGCTACTTCTTCTTCGCCGACCGCCTCAAGCGCATGGTGAATGTCTCGGGCATGAAGGTCTGGCCCGCCGAGGTCGAGAACAAGCTGCACGCCCACCCCGCCGTGCAGGAGGCCTGCGTGATCAGCGTACCCGACGAACGCAGCGGCGAACACGCCCGGGCGCTGATCGTGCTGCGGCCCGGCCAGCAGGCGACCGGCGAGGACATCGAGCGCTGGGCGCGCGAGCAGATGGCGACCTACAAGGTGCCGCGCGACTACGTGTTCGTGGACAGCCTGCCGCGCGGCGCGACCGGCAAGGTGGCGTGGCGTCAGCTTCAGGAAGCGGCGCGCGCCGAGCTGAAGGCCGCCCAGGGCTGA
- a CDS encoding GGDEF domain-containing protein encodes MAEPSRTAPPNARRRQYLLLSLCVAVIQGVILLLSLPTLSVTALLPALGLGITLVLAGLLWQPKITQTVFSHVVLGLGNLWVLTGLALHLSVDPTPLSTQLIGSLGLGVLAYAWFSFPVATAWTLVGALPVMLAGFARPGETAATLQGALVLLLIAAMSRSGRQLIQERERVALLQNLAYRDPLTGLHNRRVPVEELERLMALRPVPTDVSVIIFDLDHFKRINDNFGHLRGDDVLTYVAALLTRQLPEGTLLCRWGGEEFLAILFGLRRAQAQDAVARVLADIRRIQIKGLDGLSCSAGGAMLTEAPGVREVLLLADHRLYAAKAAGRDRACWDLPPGPPGAG; translated from the coding sequence CGCTGCCGACCCTGAGCGTCACGGCCCTGCTGCCGGCCCTGGGCCTGGGCATCACGCTGGTGCTGGCGGGGCTGCTGTGGCAGCCGAAGATCACGCAGACGGTGTTCAGCCACGTGGTCCTGGGCCTGGGCAACCTGTGGGTGCTGACCGGGCTCGCGCTGCACCTGAGCGTGGACCCCACGCCCCTGAGCACCCAGCTCATCGGCAGTCTGGGGCTGGGGGTGCTGGCCTACGCATGGTTCTCGTTCCCGGTGGCGACGGCCTGGACCCTGGTCGGCGCGCTGCCGGTGATGCTCGCGGGATTCGCGCGCCCCGGCGAGACGGCCGCCACCCTGCAGGGCGCGCTGGTGCTGCTGCTCATCGCGGCCATGAGCCGCTCGGGCCGGCAGCTCATCCAGGAACGCGAGCGGGTGGCCCTGCTCCAGAACCTCGCCTACCGCGATCCCCTGACCGGCCTGCACAACCGCCGCGTACCGGTGGAGGAACTCGAGCGGCTCATGGCGCTGCGGCCGGTGCCGACCGACGTGTCGGTGATCATCTTCGATCTCGACCACTTCAAGCGCATCAACGACAATTTCGGCCACCTGCGCGGCGACGACGTGCTGACCTACGTGGCCGCGCTGCTCACGCGCCAGCTACCCGAGGGCACGCTGCTGTGCCGCTGGGGCGGCGAGGAATTCCTGGCGATCCTCTTCGGACTCAGGCGCGCGCAGGCGCAGGACGCGGTCGCCCGGGTCCTGGCGGACATCCGCCGTATCCAGATCAAGGGACTCGACGGCCTGAGTTGCAGCGCAGGGGGCGCGATGCTCACCGAGGCCCCCGGCGTGCGCGAGGTGCTGCTGCTCGCCGACCACCGGCTCTACGCGGCCAAGGCGGCGGGCCGCGACCGCGCCTGCTGGGACCTGCCCCCGGGACCACCGGGCGCGGGCTAG
- a CDS encoding allantoinase: MTLDLIVRGGTLVTPGGVRRADLGIAGGVIAEIAEELTTPARQELGAAGRHLFPGVVDAHVHLNEPGRADWEGFTTGTRALAAGGATTFVDMPLNSSPPVLGAAELEAKRALGEQKSLLDFALWGGLTPVNLDRLDELAQAGTAGFKAFMSDSGLDEFPAADEATLRAGLEAARRHGLVVAVHAESHAQTRRLSAQARAGGARGVRDYLQTRPVEAELEAVALALALAGETGAALHLVHLSSGEAVALAAEARAQGVDVTAETCPHYLHFTDTDVERVGAALKCAPPLRPAAVQGELWARVLAGDVQIVGSDHSPAPPSMKTSDDFFELWGGVSGAQSTLNVLLTDGHARRGLGLAEVAALSALNPARRFGLAGKGALEVGMDADFALVALDEAFVLEELHDRWRQNPYRGETFRGRVEATYLRGAAIYAQGQFVGEPRGRWRRPEDRRSV, encoded by the coding sequence ATGACCCTCGACCTCATCGTGCGCGGGGGCACGCTGGTCACGCCGGGGGGCGTACGCCGCGCCGACCTGGGCATCGCGGGCGGCGTGATCGCCGAAATCGCCGAGGAACTGACGACCCCCGCCCGCCAGGAACTGGGCGCGGCCGGGCGGCACCTGTTTCCGGGCGTAGTAGACGCGCACGTGCACCTCAACGAGCCGGGGCGCGCCGACTGGGAGGGCTTCACGACCGGCACGCGGGCACTCGCGGCGGGCGGGGCGACGACCTTCGTGGACATGCCGCTCAATTCCTCACCTCCCGTGCTGGGCGCGGCCGAGCTGGAGGCCAAACGAGCCCTGGGCGAACAGAAATCGCTGCTGGACTTCGCGCTGTGGGGCGGCCTGACGCCGGTCAACCTGGACCGCCTGGACGAACTGGCACAGGCGGGCACGGCCGGCTTCAAGGCCTTCATGAGCGACAGCGGCCTCGACGAGTTTCCGGCCGCCGACGAGGCCACGCTGCGCGCGGGGCTGGAGGCGGCGCGGCGGCACGGGCTGGTCGTGGCCGTCCACGCCGAGAGCCATGCCCAGACCCGCCGCCTGAGCGCCCAGGCCCGCGCGGGCGGGGCGCGCGGCGTGCGCGACTATCTCCAGACCCGCCCCGTCGAGGCCGAGCTGGAGGCGGTCGCCCTGGCCCTGGCCCTGGCCGGGGAAACGGGCGCGGCCCTGCACCTCGTGCACCTCAGCAGCGGCGAGGCGGTCGCGCTGGCGGCCGAGGCGCGCGCGCAGGGCGTGGACGTGACGGCCGAGACCTGCCCGCACTACCTGCACTTCACCGACACCGACGTGGAGCGGGTCGGGGCGGCCCTCAAGTGCGCGCCGCCGCTGCGCCCGGCCGCCGTGCAGGGCGAGCTGTGGGCCAGGGTGCTGGCCGGCGACGTGCAGATCGTGGGCAGCGACCATTCGCCCGCGCCGCCCTCCATGAAGACCAGCGACGACTTTTTCGAGCTGTGGGGCGGCGTCAGCGGGGCGCAGTCCACCTTGAACGTGCTGCTCACGGACGGGCACGCGCGGCGCGGCCTGGGGCTGGCCGAGGTCGCGGCCCTGAGCGCCCTGAACCCGGCGCGGCGCTTCGGTCTGGCAGGCAAGGGCGCGCTGGAGGTCGGGATGGACGCCGATTTCGCGCTCGTGGCGCTGGACGAGGCCTTCGTGCTGGAGGAGCTGCACGACCGCTGGCGGCAGAACCCCTACCGGGGCGAGACCTTCCGGGGCCGCGTGGAAGCGACCTACCTGCGCGGCGCGGCAATCTACGCACAGGGGCAATTCGTGGGCGAGCCGCGCGGACGCTGGCGGCGGCCCGAGGACAGGAGAAGCGTATGA
- a CDS encoding DMT family transporter produces the protein MRFSRQELLLVLITMIWGGTFLAVHHALAYTGPLFFVGLRFLIAAVLLTLLTFRTLGRPTRTELGAGALIGAAIGAGYAMQTTGLQTIPSSTSAFITALYVPLVPLLQWLFLRRPPSLMACVGVALAFGGLLLVANPEGTAFAFGAGEYWTLASAVAIALEILLISASSHRVDARRVTVVQLLVASGLSFLAMWPAREQVPAFSWALAVTVLVLGAASALIQFGMNWAQKTVSPTRATVIYTGEPVWAGLIGRVAGERLPLAALFGGLLIVLGVLVSELPLPVRLRLRRLPLRRRHRTEGPGTTSAMPPGDPQP, from the coding sequence ATGCGCTTCAGTCGACAAGAACTGCTGCTGGTCCTCATCACGATGATCTGGGGCGGCACCTTCCTCGCGGTCCACCACGCCCTGGCCTACACCGGACCCCTCTTTTTCGTCGGGCTCCGCTTCCTGATCGCCGCAGTCCTGCTGACGCTGCTGACCTTCCGCACCCTCGGACGGCCCACCCGAACGGAGCTGGGCGCAGGTGCGCTCATCGGCGCGGCGATCGGGGCGGGGTATGCCATGCAGACGACCGGGCTCCAGACCATCCCGAGCAGCACCTCGGCGTTCATCACGGCCCTGTATGTCCCGCTCGTCCCCCTGTTGCAGTGGCTGTTCCTGCGCCGGCCCCCTTCGCTGATGGCCTGTGTCGGCGTCGCCCTGGCGTTCGGCGGCCTGCTCCTGGTCGCGAATCCGGAAGGAACCGCCTTCGCTTTCGGGGCAGGGGAATACTGGACCCTCGCGAGTGCCGTGGCCATCGCCCTCGAAATTCTCCTGATCAGCGCCTCTTCTCACCGTGTGGACGCGCGGCGCGTGACGGTCGTCCAGCTTCTGGTGGCCTCCGGGCTGTCCTTCCTGGCGATGTGGCCCGCCAGGGAACAGGTGCCCGCGTTCTCGTGGGCCCTGGCCGTGACCGTGCTGGTGCTGGGCGCCGCGAGCGCGCTGATCCAGTTCGGGATGAACTGGGCACAGAAGACCGTCTCACCGACACGCGCCACGGTCATCTACACGGGCGAGCCTGTCTGGGCGGGCCTCATCGGCCGCGTCGCGGGAGAGCGCTTGCCGCTGGCGGCCTTGTTCGGGGGACTGCTCATCGTGCTGGGCGTTCTGGTGAGTGAGCTGCCCTTGCCCGTCCGGCTCCGGCTCCGCCGCCTGCCGCTTCGCCGGCGCCACCGGACGGAGGGACCAGGGACCACCTCTGCCATGCCCCCGGGAGATCCCCAGCCGTAA
- a CDS encoding protease inhibitor I42 family protein has product MKLLRLLLCTLGLTTAALATSGAGAGAAGMSVPRTVQVQPGMGTTLTVQAGDVLRFVLPDAPGTGYTWRALEVDGEYLALVGKTHAAQAAPAGPPVVGGPGPDLVYVYRVVKTPRSGRRAAGPARGVRAAAARTPGPRPKVSATLFYLIPGP; this is encoded by the coding sequence ATGAAACTTCTGCGCCTGCTGCTGTGCACGCTCGGCCTGACGACCGCCGCCCTGGCGACCTCCGGGGCCGGGGCGGGCGCGGCCGGCATGTCCGTGCCCCGCACCGTGCAGGTGCAGCCGGGGATGGGGACCACCCTGACCGTGCAGGCCGGAGACGTGCTGCGCTTCGTGCTGCCCGACGCCCCCGGCACGGGCTACACATGGCGGGCGCTGGAGGTGGACGGCGAATACCTCGCGCTGGTCGGGAAGACGCACGCTGCCCAGGCGGCCCCGGCTGGCCCGCCCGTGGTAGGCGGCCCCGGCCCCGACCTCGTGTACGTCTACCGGGTCGTCAAGACCCCGCGCAGCGGGCGGCGCGCAGCTGGCCCTGCCCGTGGGGTTCGTGCAGCTGCCGCCCGGACGCCTGGCCCTCGGCCGAAGGTGTCGGCCACGCTGTTCTACCTGATCCCCGGCCCCTGA
- a CDS encoding allantoate amidohydrolase, giving the protein MTLSADLSRLSRAALDLCAELATLTEVPGQTTRTYLCPSAAQVHTRLCAWADRLGMTTRLDAVGNLRSRLEGPRGAPTLYLGSHLDTVPNAGAYDGILGVVLGYAAAEALQAGGRPLPFSLEVLAFSEEEGVRYGVSFIGSRALVGTADELLDRLDKDGQSVRETIRAFGLDETELPGALAEANALGYLEVHIEQGPVLQDAGAAVGVVSSIVGQSRLTLDFAGQAAHAGTTPMTLRRDPLAAAARFMVAAEDLARATPGLVATVGMIEARPGAGNVIPGEVSLSLDIRHEFDAVRAEALAALLDTAGREAAARGVTLAVTPRMEESATPMDAGLRAGLHEAAAGLGLAAPELVSGAGHDAQILAARMPAAMLFVRSPNALSHHPDEMVDPEDVDAALAVVVRLLETLAGEARA; this is encoded by the coding sequence GTGACCCTCTCTGCCGACCTCTCCCGCCTGAGCCGAGCGGCGCTGGACCTGTGCGCCGAGCTGGCGACCCTGACCGAGGTGCCGGGCCAGACCACCCGCACCTACCTGTGCCCCAGCGCCGCGCAGGTGCATACCCGGCTGTGCGCCTGGGCCGACCGCCTGGGCATGACCACCCGCCTCGACGCCGTGGGCAACCTGCGCTCGCGGCTCGAAGGACCGCGCGGCGCGCCTACCCTCTACCTCGGCTCGCACCTCGACACGGTCCCCAATGCCGGGGCCTACGACGGCATCCTGGGCGTGGTGCTGGGCTACGCGGCGGCCGAGGCCCTCCAGGCGGGCGGCCGGCCGCTGCCCTTCAGCCTCGAGGTGCTGGCCTTTTCCGAGGAGGAGGGCGTGCGCTACGGCGTGTCCTTCATCGGCAGCCGGGCACTCGTGGGCACCGCCGACGAGCTGCTGGACCGCCTCGACAAGGACGGCCAGAGCGTGCGCGAGACCATCCGCGCCTTCGGCCTCGACGAGACCGAGCTGCCCGGCGCGCTGGCCGAGGCGAACGCCCTGGGGTACCTGGAAGTGCATATCGAGCAGGGGCCGGTGCTTCAGGACGCGGGCGCGGCGGTCGGCGTGGTGAGCAGCATCGTGGGCCAGAGCCGCCTGACGCTTGACTTTGCCGGGCAGGCCGCCCACGCGGGCACCACCCCCATGACGCTGCGCCGCGACCCGCTGGCCGCCGCCGCGCGCTTCATGGTCGCCGCCGAGGACCTCGCGCGCGCCACCCCCGGCCTCGTCGCCACCGTCGGCATGATCGAGGCGCGGCCCGGCGCGGGCAACGTGATTCCCGGCGAGGTGAGCCTCTCACTCGACATCCGCCACGAGTTCGACGCGGTGCGCGCCGAGGCCCTCGCCGCCCTGCTGGACACGGCCGGGCGCGAAGCGGCGGCGCGCGGCGTGACCCTGGCCGTCACGCCGCGCATGGAGGAAAGCGCGACCCCGATGGACGCAGGGCTGCGCGCCGGGCTGCACGAGGCCGCCGCCGGGCTGGGCCTCGCGGCCCCCGAACTGGTGAGCGGCGCGGGCCACGACGCCCAGATTCTCGCCGCGCGGATGCCCGCCGCGATGCTGTTCGTGCGCTCGCCCAACGCCCTGAGCCACCATCCCGACGAGATGGTCGACCCGGAGGACGTGGACGCGGCCCTGGCGGTCGTCGTACGCCTGCTCGAAACCCTGGCCGGGGAGGCGCGGGCATGA
- a CDS encoding IclR family transcriptional regulator, translated as MPERPEGGEARGHARAGRARSTEAGSVRTLERGLGVLTALADLREATLSEVARRAGLSPSTASRLLDTLRRQGFAEWDERSGLYTVGLRAYQVGAAFAARTTLIGAAQAEMDALVTALGETVNLAALRGPAGHEEAVYIHQAEGRGLVRLFAQLGAAAPLHCSGVGKVLLAALPPQEARARLARAELSAYTPRTLTTLEALGTELARVAAQGYAVDDEERELGVRCLAAPVRGAAGTVVAALSVSAPSARLIPADLPRVAAQVQASAARVSARLGWSGEG; from the coding sequence TTGCCTGAGCGCCCTGAAGGTGGGGAGGCCCGGGGCCACGCCCGCGCCGGCCGCGCCCGCAGCACCGAAGCCGGCAGCGTGCGCACGCTGGAGCGCGGCCTGGGGGTGCTCACCGCCCTGGCCGACCTGCGCGAGGCGACCCTGAGCGAGGTGGCGCGGCGCGCGGGCCTCTCGCCGAGCACGGCGTCGCGGCTGCTGGACACGCTGCGGCGGCAGGGCTTCGCCGAGTGGGACGAGCGCAGCGGCCTGTATACCGTGGGCCTGCGGGCCTATCAGGTCGGGGCGGCCTTCGCGGCGCGCACGACCCTGATCGGCGCGGCCCAGGCCGAGATGGACGCGCTGGTCACAGCCCTGGGCGAGACGGTGAATCTCGCGGCCCTGCGCGGTCCGGCAGGCCACGAGGAGGCCGTCTATATCCACCAGGCCGAAGGGCGGGGGTTGGTGCGCCTGTTCGCACAGCTGGGGGCCGCCGCGCCGCTGCACTGCTCGGGGGTGGGCAAGGTGCTGCTCGCGGCGCTGCCCCCCCAGGAGGCCCGCGCCCGACTCGCCCGCGCCGAGCTGAGCGCCTACACGCCGCGCACGCTCACCACCCTGGAGGCCCTGGGCACCGAGCTGGCCCGCGTGGCCGCGCAGGGCTACGCCGTGGACGACGAGGAACGCGAACTCGGCGTGCGCTGCCTCGCGGCACCGGTGCGCGGCGCGGCCGGGACGGTGGTCGCGGCGCTCAGTGTCTCGGCGCCCTCGGCACGCCTGATTCCTGCCGACCTTCCCCGCGTGGCCGCCCAGGTCCAGGCGAGCGCGGCGCGGGTCTCGGCCCGGCTGGGCTGGAGTGGGGAGGGCTGA
- the aceB gene encoding malate synthase A, whose protein sequence is MTDSALPAGMQISAPVSAAQAEILTPEALAFVAELHRRFDSRRRELLAAREARQARLDAGELPDFLPETREVREGDWAISPLPQDLRDRRVEITGPVDRKMIINALNSGARMFMADFEDASSPTWDNVVDGQINLRDAVRRTITLEQGGKSYRLNEQTATLLVRPRGWHLPEKHVTVDGEEVAGAFFDFGLYFFHNAHELLSRGSGPYFYLPKMESHLEARLWNDVFTYAEQARGVAHGSIKGTVLIETILAAFEMDEILYELREHSAGLNCGRWDYIFSYIKKLRGDASRTLPDRAKVTMSTPMMTAYSKLAIRTCHRRGAPAIGGMSAFIPVKNDEAANERAFAQVRADKEREAENGHDGTWVAHPGMVALATEVFDRLMPDDNQIGSDKQREFTATAADLLTPPQGTVTEAGVRTNINVGIQYLAAWLRGSGAVPIHNLMEDAATAEISRAQLWQWLHHGAELEDGRTLTPELFGELYDDEVAKLGENFTDAAALFRDVATRTPLADFLTLPGYARLA, encoded by the coding sequence ATGACCGATTCTGCCCTGCCCGCCGGAATGCAGATCAGCGCGCCCGTCAGCGCCGCCCAGGCCGAGATCCTGACCCCCGAGGCCCTGGCCTTCGTGGCCGAGCTGCACCGCCGCTTCGACTCGCGCCGCCGTGAGCTGCTCGCCGCCCGCGAGGCGCGGCAGGCCCGGCTGGACGCGGGCGAGCTGCCCGACTTCCTGCCCGAGACGCGGGAGGTGCGGGAGGGCGACTGGGCCATCAGCCCGCTGCCGCAGGACCTGCGCGACCGCCGGGTCGAGATCACCGGGCCGGTGGACCGCAAGATGATCATCAACGCGCTGAACAGCGGGGCGCGGATGTTCATGGCCGACTTCGAGGACGCGAGCAGCCCCACCTGGGACAACGTGGTGGACGGCCAGATCAACCTGCGCGACGCCGTGCGCCGCACGATCACGCTGGAGCAGGGCGGCAAGAGCTACCGCCTGAACGAGCAGACGGCGACCCTGCTCGTGCGCCCGCGCGGCTGGCACCTGCCCGAAAAGCACGTCACGGTGGACGGCGAGGAGGTCGCCGGGGCCTTCTTCGACTTCGGGCTGTACTTCTTCCACAATGCCCACGAACTGCTGTCGCGCGGCTCGGGGCCGTACTTCTACCTGCCCAAGATGGAGTCGCACTTGGAGGCGCGGCTGTGGAACGACGTGTTCACCTATGCCGAGCAGGCGCGCGGCGTGGCGCACGGCAGCATCAAGGGCACCGTCCTGATCGAGACGATCCTGGCCGCCTTCGAGATGGACGAGATCCTGTACGAGCTGCGCGAGCACTCGGCGGGCCTGAACTGCGGGCGCTGGGACTACATCTTCTCGTACATCAAGAAACTGCGCGGCGACGCCTCGCGCACCCTGCCCGACCGCGCCAAGGTCACCATGAGCACGCCGATGATGACCGCCTATTCCAAACTGGCGATCCGGACCTGCCACCGCCGGGGCGCGCCGGCCATCGGGGGCATGAGCGCCTTTATCCCGGTGAAGAACGACGAGGCCGCCAACGAGCGCGCCTTCGCGCAGGTGCGGGCCGACAAGGAGCGCGAGGCCGAGAACGGCCACGACGGCACCTGGGTCGCGCACCCCGGCATGGTGGCGCTGGCGACCGAGGTCTTCGATCGCCTGATGCCGGACGACAACCAGATCGGCTCGGACAAGCAGCGCGAGTTCACGGCGACGGCCGCCGACCTGCTGACCCCGCCGCAGGGCACGGTCACCGAGGCGGGCGTGCGCACGAACATCAATGTGGGCATCCAGTACCTCGCGGCGTGGCTGCGCGGCAGCGGCGCGGTGCCCATCCACAACCTGATGGAGGACGCCGCCACCGCCGAAATTTCACGCGCCCAGCTGTGGCAGTGGCTGCACCACGGGGCCGAGCTGGAAGACGGCCGCACGCTGACGCCCGAGCTGTTCGGCGAGCTGTACGACGACGAGGTGGCGAAGCTGGGCGAGAACTTCACCGACGCCGCCGCCCTGTTCCGCGACGTGGCGACCCGCACGCCGCTGGCCGACTTCCTGACGTTGCCGGGCTACGCGCGCCTTGCCTGA
- a CDS encoding malate synthase A — MRPRALYALELALDFGGPGIAALCDLAAVLTAAPARPPHLYIPKLETLAEARFWDDALALAEAQLGLERNAVRVCLQIETFTGVRQADVLLHALRGRAYGLNAGRWDYVFSLTKHLGRSRTVPLPPRAALGMDVDAMQAYAEALVRVCRRREAEAVGGTAAVAPDPQNPRPALDAVRVDKAREAAQGFTAAWAGLPGLLGAVREGFADARPAALPRETPEQSLARLTTLPDAGPLPLVTMRDTLGLALDVFAAWFAGRGVIVRAGRLEDTATAELARAQLWQWCRVGAALEGGKRLTPAWYLTERRALLPDDHPAARLLDHLVLADAAPAYFPREAQRLGLGEYAP; from the coding sequence GTGCGGCCCCGCGCGCTGTACGCGCTGGAACTGGCCCTGGACTTCGGCGGGCCGGGCATCGCCGCCCTGTGCGACCTCGCGGCCGTGCTGACGGCGGCCCCGGCGCGCCCCCCCCACCTCTACATCCCCAAGCTGGAGACGCTGGCCGAGGCGCGCTTCTGGGACGACGCTCTGGCGCTGGCCGAGGCGCAGCTGGGGCTGGAGCGCAACGCCGTGCGGGTGTGCCTCCAGATCGAGACCTTCACCGGGGTGCGCCAGGCCGACGTCCTGCTACATGCGCTGCGGGGCCGGGCGTATGGCCTGAACGCGGGGCGCTGGGACTACGTGTTCAGCCTGACGAAGCACCTGGGGCGGTCGCGCACGGTCCCGCTGCCCCCCCGCGCCGCCCTGGGCATGGACGTGGACGCCATGCAGGCCTACGCCGAGGCCCTGGTGCGCGTATGCCGCCGCCGGGAGGCCGAGGCCGTGGGCGGCACGGCGGCGGTCGCGCCGGACCCCCAGAACCCCCGCCCCGCCCTGGACGCCGTGCGGGTCGACAAGGCGCGCGAGGCGGCGCAGGGCTTCACGGCCGCGTGGGCCGGCTTGCCCGGGCTGCTGGGCGCGGTGCGGGAGGGCTTCGCGGATGCCCGGCCCGCCGCGTTGCCGCGCGAGACCCCGGAGCAGAGCCTCGCGCGGCTCACCACCCTGCCGGACGCGGGGCCGCTGCCCCTGGTGACCATGCGCGACACGCTGGGCCTCGCCCTCGACGTGTTCGCGGCGTGGTTCGCGGGCCGGGGCGTGATCGTACGCGCCGGGCGGCTGGAGGACACCGCCACCGCCGAACTCGCCCGCGCGCAGCTCTGGCAGTGGTGCCGGGTGGGGGCCGCGCTGGAAGGTGGCAAGCGCCTGACACCGGCGTGGTACCTGACCGAGCGCCGCGCCCTGCTCCCCGACGACCACCCCGCCGCGCGGCTGCTCGACCATCTGGTGCTCGCCGACGCCGCGCCTGCCTACTTTCCGCGCGAGGCCCAGCGGCTGGGTCTGGGAGAATACGCGCCGTGA
- a CDS encoding helix-turn-helix domain-containing protein, which translates to MADDLDHALRTLADNLRYHRAQRAWTQDDLAQASGVSRRMIAALEAARNNVSLSTLDHLAQALSLTFAELVSPRLSAGTGQVQRGVTLWTSSHLGSQAVLVNTAPARQGTELWHWHLGPGDHYVAAPDPQGMTELLYVLHGELTVEFTDRQVRLEAGDSLTYPSDQPYTYRNTGPAPTGFIRNVTH; encoded by the coding sequence ATGGCGGACGACCTCGATCACGCCCTGCGTACCCTGGCCGACAATCTCCGGTATCACCGCGCCCAGCGGGCGTGGACGCAGGATGACCTTGCGCAGGCTTCCGGGGTCAGTCGCCGCATGATTGCCGCCCTCGAAGCCGCACGGAACAACGTCAGCCTCTCCACGCTCGACCACCTCGCCCAGGCGCTGAGCCTCACCTTCGCCGAACTCGTCTCTCCGCGTCTGTCCGCCGGTACAGGGCAGGTTCAGCGCGGCGTCACCCTCTGGACCTCATCCCACTTGGGTAGCCAGGCCGTCCTCGTCAATACGGCTCCCGCCCGGCAGGGGACCGAACTCTGGCATTGGCACCTCGGTCCCGGGGACCACTATGTCGCCGCGCCCGATCCGCAGGGCATGACGGAGCTTCTCTACGTCCTCCATGGCGAACTCACGGTCGAGTTCACGGACCGGCAGGTTCGCCTGGAGGCCGGCGATTCCCTCACCTATCCGTCCGATCAGCCCTACACGTACCGCAATACCGGCCCCGCCCCGACCGGATTCATCCGGAACGTCACCCACTGA